A part of Miscanthus floridulus cultivar M001 unplaced genomic scaffold, ASM1932011v1 fs_687_1_2, whole genome shotgun sequence genomic DNA contains:
- the LOC136532679 gene encoding large ribosomal subunit protein uL14mz-like, with product MAAFLRSKCPSVGRTLMGSLGNSLFGAANSSVEAVTRSSHCDAISQQIRTFIQMRTNLKVVDNSGAKRVMCIQSLRGKKGARLGDTIIGSVKEAQPRGKVKKGDVVYGVVVRAAMKKGRSDGSEVQFDDNAIVLVNNKGELIGTRVFGPVPHELRKKKHLKILALAEHIV from the exons ATGGCAGCATTCCTGAGGTCAAAATGTCCATCAG TTGGGCGTACTTTGATGGGAAGCCTTGGAAATAGTTTGTTTGGAGCCGCCAACTCTTCTGTTGAGGCAGTAACAAGATCTTCTCATTGTGATGCTATCAGTCAG CAAATCAGAACATTCATCCAGATGAGGACCAACCTCAAGGTCGTGGATAACTCGGGGGCCAAGCGGGTTATGTGCATACAGTCCTTGAGGGGGAAGAAAGGAGCAAGGCTTGGGGACACGATCATCGGATCTGTCAAGGAGGCCCAGCCTCGTGGCAAGGTCAAGAAAGGAGACGTCGTCTATGGAGTGGTCGTCCGCGCTGCCATGAAAAAAGGACGCAGCGACGGCAGTGAGGTCCAGTTCGACGACAACGCGATAGTCCTCGTGAACAACAAGGGCGAGCTGATCGGCACCCGCGTCTTCGGTCCTGTGCCCCATGAGCTGAGAAAGAAGAAGCACCTCAAGATTCTGGCGTTGGCTGAGCACATCGTTTGA
- the LOC136532686 gene encoding uncharacterized protein translates to MHAAPCFSPRLPDPKKHTRKKNCIPEGKEVVSVVARTMEAADASPLEVSPRAAGSWRRTSSRPWSRSSSIGRSGSSSGGSGSIEYTSLRDVLEEEEHQCGGGGGGGECGAGGGGCGEHQHHHHQPWRWGSSWGEYSCHDIHDFDASNIGIRNQLLKHAASAYLQSAVVVAAGRDQGCCLARLWRRVQLRGGCAGGRRGRGGRGRVLMRACSWQGCVDDPAAFVATCARRLATFVADRVYAIWAW, encoded by the coding sequence ATGCATGCGGCGCCTTGTTTTTCTCCTCGTCTACCTGACCCAAAAAAACACACAAGAAAGAAGAATTGCATTCCCGAAGGAAAGGAGGTGGTGTCTGTCGTTGCTAGGACGATGGAGGCAGCCGACGCGTCGCCGCTGGAGGTCTCGCCACGGGCGGCGGGGAGCTGGCGGCGGACATCGTCGAGGCCGTGGAGCCGGAGCAGCAGCATCGGGcgtagcggcagcagcagcggggGCAGCGGCAGCATCGAGTACACGAGCCTCCGCGACGTGCTGGAGGAGGAGGAACATCagtgcggcggcggaggcggaggcggcgagtgcggggccggcggcggcgggtgcgGCGAGcatcagcaccaccaccaccagccgtGGCGCTGGGGCAGCAGCTGGGGCGAGTACTCGTGCCACGACATCCACGACTTCGACGCGTCCAACATCGGCATCCGGAACCAGCTGCTgaagcacgcggcgtcggcgtaCCTGCAGTCggccgtggtggtggcggcggggcgcGACCAGGGCTGCTGCCTCGCCCGCCTCTGGCGCCGGGTGCAGCTCCGCGGCGGCTGCGCaggcgggcggcgcggccggggcggccgcggccgcgtgcTCATGCGCGCATGCTCGTGGCAGGGCTGCGTCGACGACCCCGCCGCGTTCGTGGCGACCTGCGCACGCCGCCTCGCCACGTTCGTCGCCGACCGCGTCTACGCCATCTGGGCGTGGTAG